A region of Lycium barbarum isolate Lr01 chromosome 3, ASM1917538v2, whole genome shotgun sequence DNA encodes the following proteins:
- the LOC132629899 gene encoding tyrosine-protein phosphatase RLPH2-like yields MEDNNNPPNKHRIVCCIGDIHGHITKLQNIWSNLESLINPCDFQTALIIFLGDYCDRGSDTSKVIDFLISLPSKYPKQSHIFLCGNHDFAFGAFLGVIPSPPDGSEFSETWKEYEMNEQREGWYKGEGFEKMHLQGRRWAGNHTVKFNTAKGIDYKGSIYDAAPTFESYGVPHGSADLMKAVPDEHKKFLANLVWIHEEDDVSIKTEEGIRKCKLIAVHAGLEKKKPVEQQIQTLKAKDTRIPKVEALSGRMDVWEIPQELAKTPTIIVSGHHAKLHIEGLRLVIDEGGGYEDKPVAAVVLPSMEIVRDTDRLVK; encoded by the exons ATGGAGGACAACAATAATCCACCCAATAAACATAGAATTGTCTGTTGCATAGGTGATATTCATGGTCACATAACAAAACTCCAAAATATATGGTCAAATCTTGAATCTTTAATCAACCCTTGTGATTTCCAAACTGCCCTTATCATTTTCTTGGGTGATTATTGTGATAGAGGTTCAGATACTAGTAAAGTTATAGACTTTCTTATTTCTTTACCCTCAAAATACCCTAAACAATCTCATATTTTTCTTTGTGGTAATCATGATTTTGCATTTGGTGCATTCTTGGGTGTAATTCCAAGTCCACCTGATGGTTCTGAATTTTCAGAGACATGGAAAGAGTATGAAATGAATGAGCAAAGAGAAGGGTGGTATAAAG gTGAAGGATTTGAGAAAATGCATTTGCAAGGGAGGAGATGGGCTGGGAATCATACTGTTAAGTTTAATACTGCTAAGGGTATTGACTACAAAGGATCTATATATGATGCTGCACCTACTTTTGAGTCTTATGGTGTTCCCCATGGTTCTGCTG ATCTTATGAAGGCAGTTCCTGATGAGCACAAGAAGTTCCTTGCCAATTTGGTTTGGATTCACGAAGAG GACGATGTTTCCATAAAAACTGAGGAAGGAATTAGAAAGTGCAAACTAATTGCTGTTCATGCTGGCCTGGAGAAAAAGAAACCTGTTGAGCAGCAAATTCAAACCCTGAAAGCAAAGGACACAAGGATTCCTAAGGTGGAAGCCCTTAGTGGAAGGATGGATGTATGGGAAATTCCTCAG GAACTGGCTAAAACTCCAACAATAATCGTAAGTGGCCACCATGCAAAATTACATATTGAAGGCCTAAGACTGGTAATAGATGAAGGTGGTGGATATGAAGATAAGCCAGTAGCTGCAGTAGTGCTTCCTTCAATGGAAATTGTACGCGATACTGATCGTTTGGTGAAATAG